In Juglans microcarpa x Juglans regia isolate MS1-56 chromosome 8D, Jm3101_v1.0, whole genome shotgun sequence, the following are encoded in one genomic region:
- the LOC121243584 gene encoding metacaspase-4: MARKAVLIGCNYPGTKAALKGCINDVKRMYQCLVDRYGFAEEDITVMIDTDDSYTQPTGRNIRSALADLVRSAEPGDFLFVHYSGHGTRLPAETGEEDDTGYDECIVPSDMNLITDDDFREIVDSVPEGCSLTIVSDSCHSGGLIDESKEQIGESTNRQENNSSGSSGFGFKSFLKQTVEGAFESRGISIPHRRHHGEETEADRDVQIAYGEHGYVKGRELPVSTLIEILKQKTGKEDIDVGKLRTTLFDVFGEDASPKVKKFMKVIMDKLQHGEGESGEGSGLLGMVGSLAQEFLKQKLEDNDYAKPAMETHVESKQEVYAGSAKRALPDNGILISGCQTDQTSADASPSGNSAAAYGALSNAIQTILSETDGAVSNQELVLRAREVLKSQGFTQRPGLYCSDHHIDAPFCVPT; this comes from the exons ATGGCACGCAAGGCAGTGTTGATAGGATGCAATTACCCAGGAACCAAAGCAGCGCTCAAAGGTTGCATAAACGATGTGAAGAGGATGTATCAGTGCCTCGTAGATCGATATGGGTTTGCAGAAGAAGACATCACAGTCATGATCGACACGGACGATTCCTACACTCAGCCAACTGGGCGGAATATCCGCAGCGCTCTGGCGGATCTGGTGCGATCGGCCGAGCCCGGGGACTTTCTCTTTGTTCATTACAGTGGCCACGGCACCCGCCTTCCGGCCGAGACCGGTGAAGAAGATGATACTGGATACGATGAGTGCATTGTTCCTTCTGATATGAATCTCATCACTG ATGATGATTTCAGAGAGATTGTAGACAGTGTTCCTGAAGGTTGCAGCCTAACCATTGTGTCCGATTCGTGCCACAGTGGTGGCCTCATTGACGAGTCCAAGGAGCAGATTGGAGAAAGTACAAATCGTCAAGAAAACAACAGCTCAGGCTCTTCCGGTTTTGGATTTAAAAGCTTTTTGAAACAAACAGTGGAAGGTGCATTTGAGTCGCGCGGAATAAGCATACCCCATCGCCGTCATCACGGGGAGGAAACTGAAGCCGACAGAGATGTTCAGATTGCATATGGTGAGCATGGCTATGTTAAGGGCAGAGAACTGCCAGTTTCGACTCTCATCGAGATACTCAAGCAGAAAACTGGCAAGGAGGACATTGATGTCGGGAAGCTGAGGACAACACTTTTCGATGTGTTTGGTGAAGATGCAAGCCCTAAGGTGAAGAAGTTCATGAAGGTGATCATGGACAAACTTCAGCATGGTGAAGGAGAGAGTGGAGAAGGAAGTGGGTTGTTGGGGATGGTTGGAAGTCTGGCTCAAGAGTTTCTCAAACAGAAGCTGGAGGATAACGATTATGCAAAACCAGCGATGGAGACACACGTAGAGAGCAAGCAAGAGGTCTATGCCGGATCAGCCAAGCGTGCCCTTCCGGATAACGGAATCCTGATTAGCGGCTGCCAGACTGACCAAACATCTGCTGATGCCAGTCCATCAGGCAATTCTGCTGCAGCATATGGAGCTCTTAGCAATGCTATTCAGACCATCCTCTCCGAGACAGATGGTGCAGTGAGTAATCAGGAGCTTGTTTTGAGGGCTCGAGAGGTGCTGAAGAGCCAGGGATTCACTCAGCGACCTGGCCTCTATTGCAGTGATCATCATATTGATGCACCTTTTTGCGTGCCAACCTAA